From one Carassius auratus strain Wakin unplaced genomic scaffold, ASM336829v1 scaf_tig00214575, whole genome shotgun sequence genomic stretch:
- the col9a1b gene encoding collagen, type IX, alpha 1b isoform X3 → MAHAAGVRGPLLLILLEITIICTAQRAGAGPPGPPGVPGVDGIDGERGDPGEDGSAGPDGDLGKPGSAGLPGLPGADGLTGPIGELGPDGLPGQKGEPGNPGPRGGAGAGPDGPIGPPGPGGLPGEQGKVGPPGAMGVRGPQGPRGPTGPRGAAGMLGGTMELCSDACPHGAPGHPGLPGMKGHKGVKGEVGEPGKQGHKGEEGDQGASGEVGAQGPVGSQGIRGATGMIGSKGETGPRGVDGDPGPQGVAGATGDRGQRGLMGETGPKGEQGPPGSRGNTGLPGSKGDSGLPGVDGREGIPGMPGAKGAAGKPGSPGEVGLQGLPGLPGSPGPKGGGGEKGNAGQPGLIGTMGSVGKQGERGEQGEFGPIGPIGQPGDRGEQGPPGPLGKPGARGPKGDLGLPGLPGPPGLPGIKGDRGEAGEPGPKGEQGAQGDEGSPGDKGDVGDPGQLGAKGEVGNQGDPGNRGPEGARGQPGVEGPPGSAGPRGIQGNRGAPGPRGTQGPAGKEPSDQHIRQVCMRVMQEQLAQLAASLRRPESGAVGLPGRPGPPGPPGPQGDSGFPGHAGARGLPGLKGPLGLLGVKGPKGEMGDRGDRGPTSRGPKGMPGPPGLPGEPGKPGYGQDGRDGERGPPGTPGQPGVPGPPGSAGPPGYCDPSACNLSAGAVHQSLKDSSMKGPRRKLRSSLHRHSERLHYSSKKST, encoded by the exons ATGGCTCACGCTGCAGGAGTGCGCGGGCCCCTTTTACTGATTTTGTTGGAGATAACCATCATTTGCACGGCACAG AGGGCTGGAGCCGGCCCTCCTGGTCCTCCCGGTGTGCCAGGAGTAGACGGTATTGAT GGCGAGAGAGGTGACCCTGGTGAAGATGGTTCAGCT GGTCCTGATGGAGATCTTGGAAAACCAGGTTCTGCTGGACTTCCTGGACTACCTGGAGCAGAT GGATTGACTGGCCCCATAGGAGAACTAGGCCCCGATGGCCTCCCAGGACAAAAG GGAGAACCTGGCAATCCTGGACCCAGAGGAGGGGCG GGTGCTGGACCTGATGGACCGATT GGACCACCAGGACCAGGAGGACTTCCGGGTGAACAGGGAAAAGTGGGACCCCCT GGAGCCATGGGAGTGAGAGGGCCACAGGGACCCCGTGGACCAACAGGCCCCCGT GGTGCTGCAGGGATGCTGGGTGGAACAATGGAACTG TGCTCTGACGCATGCCCGCATGGTGCTCCTGGTCATCCTGGTTTGCCTGGAATGAAG GGTCATAAAGGGGTGAAAGGAGAAGTTGGAGAGCCTGGTAAACAAGGACACAAG gGAGAGGAGGGAGATCAGGGGGCATCTGGAGAAGTCGGAGCTCAAGGCCCAGTT GGATCGCAGGGAATTCGAGGTGCCACTGGTATGATTGGCTCCAAAGGAGAAACG ggGCCTCGAGGTGTTGATGGGGACCCTGGACCTCAGGGTGTTGCAGGAGCCACG GGTGATCGAGGCCAAAGAGGATTAATGGGAGAAACTGGCCCTAAAGGCGAACAG GGACCTCCAGGGTCAAGAGGCAACACTGGTCTTCCAGGGTCAAAAGGAGACAGT GGTTTGCCAGGTGTGGATGGACGTGAGGGAATTCCTGGCATGCCAGGTGCCAAG GGTGCTGCCGGAAAACCTGGAAGCCCTGGGGAAGTTGGCCTTCAAGGACTCCCT GGTTTACCAGGAAGCCCAGGACCAAAAGGTGGAGGTGGAGAGAAG GGTAATGCAGGACAACCGGGCCTCATCGGTACTATGGGATCTGTAGGTAAACAG GGTGAACGTGGAGAACAAGGAGAATTTGGACCCATTGGGCCTATTGGACAACCT GGAGACCGAGGAGAGCAGGGGCCACCTGGGCCGTTGGGAAAACCAGGAGCCAGA GGTCCTAAAGGTGACTTGGGCTTGCCTGGACTTCCTGGACCACCGGGCCTGCCAGGAATAAAAGGAGATAGG GGTGAAGCAGGAGAACCTGGACCAAAGGGAGAACAG ggCGCTCAAGGTGACGAGGGATCGCCAGGAGACAAGGGAGATGTT GGTGACCCTGGCCAACTTGGAGCTAAAGGCGAA GTTGGTAACCAGGGGGATCCGGGTAATAGAGGACCAGAGGGTGCCCGTGGGCAGCCCGGCGTCGAGGGGCCTCCTGGTAGTGCTGGACCACGTGGCATTCAGGGGAACAGAGGAGCTCCAGGACCTCGTGGCACCCAGGGACCAGCG GGTAAAGAACCAAGTGATCAACACATCAGACAAGTGTGCATGCGCGTTATGCAGG AGCAGTTGGCCCAGTTGGCTGCCAGTCTGAGGAGACCAGAGTCTGGAGCGGTCGGACTGCCAGGCAGACCTGGTCCCCCTGGTCCTCCCGGACCCCAAGGTGACAGCGGCTTCCCTGGGCATGCTGGTGCAAGAGGTCTCCCGGGACTCAAAGGGCCCTTGGGTCTGTTGGGTGTCAAGGGGCCGAAAG gtgagATGGGAGACAGAGGGGACAGGGGACCTACAAGTCGGGGACCCAAAGGCATGCCAGGACCTCCTGGACTACCAG GTGAACCTGGAAAACCAGGCTACGGTCAAGATGGGCGTGATGGAGAACGGGGTCCACCTGGTACCCCGGGTCAGCCGGGCGTTCCTGGACCACCTGGTTCAGCCGGACCACCCGGTTACTGCGATCCTTCAGCCTGTAATCTGAGCGCAGGTGCCGTCCACCAGTCCCTCAAAGACTCGAGCATGAAGGGACCAAGGCGGAAACTAAGAAGCTCACTGCACAGACATTCAGAGAGACTCCATTACAGCTCAAAGAAGAGCACATGA
- the col9a1b gene encoding collagen, type IX, alpha 1b isoform X2: MLLHWSSCTHTSHLQTDQTLCPQTKDENGQFPGFYIMNQFNIAELARRGTVKKVPGTTSQHIAYKIGPEFNFRINTRSAFPMGLPEEFAFSATYRMSGNTQSKSWNLWQLQDLNGNEQLAVRLNGEALSVEFSYRTQENRQMTALFPYQTLLFNSQWHKILLLVKKGSVSLITDCKATDSQQLAPRRQVNLDGFTHIGKLRDNSAIAVPFELQSMLIHCDLLNIPQRDTCGDLPARREISEAEFQRAGAGPPGPPGVPGVDGIDGERGDPGEDGSAGPDGDLGKPGSAGLPGLPGADGLTGPIGELGPDGLPGQKGEPGNPGPRGGAGAGPDGPIGPPGPGGLPGEQGKVGPPGAMGVRGPQGPRGPTGPRGAAGMLGGTMELCSDACPHGAPGHPGLPGMKGHKGVKGEVGEPGKQGHKGEEGDQGASGEVGAQGPVGSQGIRGATGMIGSKGETGPRGVDGDPGPQGVAGATGDRGQRGLMGETGPKGEQGPPGSRGNTGLPGSKGDSGLPGVDGREGIPGMPGAKGAAGKPGSPGEVGLQGLPGLPGSPGPKGGGGEKGNAGQPGLIGTMGSVGKQGERGEQGEFGPIGPIGQPGDRGEQGPPGPLGKPGARGPKGDLGLPGLPGPPGLPGIKGDRGEAGEPGPKGEQGAQGDEGSPGDKGDVGDPGQLGAKGEVGNQGDPGNRGPEGARGQPGVEGPPGSAGPRGIQGNRGAPGPRGTQGPAGKEPSDQHIRQVCMRVMQEQLAQLAASLRRPESGAVGLPGRPGPPGPPGPQGDSGFPGHAGARGLPGLKGPLGLLGVKGPKGEMGDRGDRGPTSRGPKGMPGPPGLPGEPGKPGYGQDGRDGERGPPGTPGQPGVPGPPGSAGPPGYCDPSACNLSAGAVHQSLKDSSMKGPRRKLRSSLHRHSERLHYSSKKST; this comes from the exons ATGCTTCTGCACTGGTCTTCATGCACACA TACGAGTCACCTGCAGACGGACCAAACTCTGTGTCCTCAAACTAAAGATGAGAATGGCCAATTTCCAG GATTTTACATAATGAATCAGTTCAACATTGCGGAGTTGGCCAGGAGAGGGACGGTGAAGAAGGTGCCTGGAACGACATCTCAGCATATTGCATATAAGATTGGCCCCGAGTTCAACTTCAGGATAAACACCAG ATCTGCATTTCCCATGGGGCTGCCTGAGGAATTTGCATTTTCTGCAACCTATCGAATGAGTGGAAATACACAGAGTAAGAGCTGGAATTTGTGGCAACTGCAAGATCTGAATGGAAATGAACAGCTTGCAGTCAGACTCAACGGGGAGGCCCTGTCTGTGGAGTTCTCCTACAGAACCCAAGAGAACAGACAGATGACGGCTTTATTCCCTTACCAAACCCTCCTCTTCAATTCTCAGTGGCACAAGATTTTATTGCTTGTCAAAAAAGGTTCTGTGAGCCTGATAACAGACTGTAAAGCAACAGATTCACAGCAGCTGGCACCCAGAAGACAAGTAAACCTAGATGGATTCACGCATATTGGAAAACTGAGGGACAATTCAGCAATAGCTGTGCCG TTTGAGCTGCAGTCGATGCTGATCCACTGCGACTTATTAAACATCCCGCAGAGAGACACATGTGGCGACCTTCCTGCGAGGAGGGAG aTATCCGAAGCAGAGTTTCAG AGGGCTGGAGCCGGCCCTCCTGGTCCTCCCGGTGTGCCAGGAGTAGACGGTATTGAT GGCGAGAGAGGTGACCCTGGTGAAGATGGTTCAGCT GGTCCTGATGGAGATCTTGGAAAACCAGGTTCTGCTGGACTTCCTGGACTACCTGGAGCAGAT GGATTGACTGGCCCCATAGGAGAACTAGGCCCCGATGGCCTCCCAGGACAAAAG GGAGAACCTGGCAATCCTGGACCCAGAGGAGGGGCG GGTGCTGGACCTGATGGACCGATT GGACCACCAGGACCAGGAGGACTTCCGGGTGAACAGGGAAAAGTGGGACCCCCT GGAGCCATGGGAGTGAGAGGGCCACAGGGACCCCGTGGACCAACAGGCCCCCGT GGTGCTGCAGGGATGCTGGGTGGAACAATGGAACTG TGCTCTGACGCATGCCCGCATGGTGCTCCTGGTCATCCTGGTTTGCCTGGAATGAAG GGTCATAAAGGGGTGAAAGGAGAAGTTGGAGAGCCTGGTAAACAAGGACACAAG gGAGAGGAGGGAGATCAGGGGGCATCTGGAGAAGTCGGAGCTCAAGGCCCAGTT GGATCGCAGGGAATTCGAGGTGCCACTGGTATGATTGGCTCCAAAGGAGAAACG ggGCCTCGAGGTGTTGATGGGGACCCTGGACCTCAGGGTGTTGCAGGAGCCACG GGTGATCGAGGCCAAAGAGGATTAATGGGAGAAACTGGCCCTAAAGGCGAACAG GGACCTCCAGGGTCAAGAGGCAACACTGGTCTTCCAGGGTCAAAAGGAGACAGT GGTTTGCCAGGTGTGGATGGACGTGAGGGAATTCCTGGCATGCCAGGTGCCAAG GGTGCTGCCGGAAAACCTGGAAGCCCTGGGGAAGTTGGCCTTCAAGGACTCCCT GGTTTACCAGGAAGCCCAGGACCAAAAGGTGGAGGTGGAGAGAAG GGTAATGCAGGACAACCGGGCCTCATCGGTACTATGGGATCTGTAGGTAAACAG GGTGAACGTGGAGAACAAGGAGAATTTGGACCCATTGGGCCTATTGGACAACCT GGAGACCGAGGAGAGCAGGGGCCACCTGGGCCGTTGGGAAAACCAGGAGCCAGA GGTCCTAAAGGTGACTTGGGCTTGCCTGGACTTCCTGGACCACCGGGCCTGCCAGGAATAAAAGGAGATAGG GGTGAAGCAGGAGAACCTGGACCAAAGGGAGAACAG ggCGCTCAAGGTGACGAGGGATCGCCAGGAGACAAGGGAGATGTT GGTGACCCTGGCCAACTTGGAGCTAAAGGCGAA GTTGGTAACCAGGGGGATCCGGGTAATAGAGGACCAGAGGGTGCCCGTGGGCAGCCCGGCGTCGAGGGGCCTCCTGGTAGTGCTGGACCACGTGGCATTCAGGGGAACAGAGGAGCTCCAGGACCTCGTGGCACCCAGGGACCAGCG GGTAAAGAACCAAGTGATCAACACATCAGACAAGTGTGCATGCGCGTTATGCAGG AGCAGTTGGCCCAGTTGGCTGCCAGTCTGAGGAGACCAGAGTCTGGAGCGGTCGGACTGCCAGGCAGACCTGGTCCCCCTGGTCCTCCCGGACCCCAAGGTGACAGCGGCTTCCCTGGGCATGCTGGTGCAAGAGGTCTCCCGGGACTCAAAGGGCCCTTGGGTCTGTTGGGTGTCAAGGGGCCGAAAG gtgagATGGGAGACAGAGGGGACAGGGGACCTACAAGTCGGGGACCCAAAGGCATGCCAGGACCTCCTGGACTACCAG GTGAACCTGGAAAACCAGGCTACGGTCAAGATGGGCGTGATGGAGAACGGGGTCCACCTGGTACCCCGGGTCAGCCGGGCGTTCCTGGACCACCTGGTTCAGCCGGACCACCCGGTTACTGCGATCCTTCAGCCTGTAATCTGAGCGCAGGTGCCGTCCACCAGTCCCTCAAAGACTCGAGCATGAAGGGACCAAGGCGGAAACTAAGAAGCTCACTGCACAGACATTCAGAGAGACTCCATTACAGCTCAAAGAAGAGCACATGA
- the col9a1b gene encoding collagen, type IX, alpha 1b isoform X1 codes for MIWREVCLYLLCNVIKRCFCTGLHAHIMPFSSTSHLQTDQTLCPQTKDENGQFPGFYIMNQFNIAELARRGTVKKVPGTTSQHIAYKIGPEFNFRINTRSAFPMGLPEEFAFSATYRMSGNTQSKSWNLWQLQDLNGNEQLAVRLNGEALSVEFSYRTQENRQMTALFPYQTLLFNSQWHKILLLVKKGSVSLITDCKATDSQQLAPRRQVNLDGFTHIGKLRDNSAIAVPFELQSMLIHCDLLNIPQRDTCGDLPARREISEAEFQRAGAGPPGPPGVPGVDGIDGERGDPGEDGSAGPDGDLGKPGSAGLPGLPGADGLTGPIGELGPDGLPGQKGEPGNPGPRGGAGAGPDGPIGPPGPGGLPGEQGKVGPPGAMGVRGPQGPRGPTGPRGAAGMLGGTMELCSDACPHGAPGHPGLPGMKGHKGVKGEVGEPGKQGHKGEEGDQGASGEVGAQGPVGSQGIRGATGMIGSKGETGPRGVDGDPGPQGVAGATGDRGQRGLMGETGPKGEQGPPGSRGNTGLPGSKGDSGLPGVDGREGIPGMPGAKGAAGKPGSPGEVGLQGLPGLPGSPGPKGGGGEKGNAGQPGLIGTMGSVGKQGERGEQGEFGPIGPIGQPGDRGEQGPPGPLGKPGARGPKGDLGLPGLPGPPGLPGIKGDRGEAGEPGPKGEQGAQGDEGSPGDKGDVGDPGQLGAKGEVGNQGDPGNRGPEGARGQPGVEGPPGSAGPRGIQGNRGAPGPRGTQGPAGKEPSDQHIRQVCMRVMQEQLAQLAASLRRPESGAVGLPGRPGPPGPPGPQGDSGFPGHAGARGLPGLKGPLGLLGVKGPKGEMGDRGDRGPTSRGPKGMPGPPGLPGEPGKPGYGQDGRDGERGPPGTPGQPGVPGPPGSAGPPGYCDPSACNLSAGAVHQSLKDSSMKGPRRKLRSSLHRHSERLHYSSKKST; via the exons ATGATCTGGAG GGAAGTTTGTCTCTACCTTTTGTGTAATGTGATCAAACGATGCTTCTGCACTGGTCTTCATGCACACA TCATGCCATTTTCCAGTACGAGTCACCTGCAGACGGACCAAACTCTGTGTCCTCAAACTAAAGATGAGAATGGCCAATTTCCAG GATTTTACATAATGAATCAGTTCAACATTGCGGAGTTGGCCAGGAGAGGGACGGTGAAGAAGGTGCCTGGAACGACATCTCAGCATATTGCATATAAGATTGGCCCCGAGTTCAACTTCAGGATAAACACCAG ATCTGCATTTCCCATGGGGCTGCCTGAGGAATTTGCATTTTCTGCAACCTATCGAATGAGTGGAAATACACAGAGTAAGAGCTGGAATTTGTGGCAACTGCAAGATCTGAATGGAAATGAACAGCTTGCAGTCAGACTCAACGGGGAGGCCCTGTCTGTGGAGTTCTCCTACAGAACCCAAGAGAACAGACAGATGACGGCTTTATTCCCTTACCAAACCCTCCTCTTCAATTCTCAGTGGCACAAGATTTTATTGCTTGTCAAAAAAGGTTCTGTGAGCCTGATAACAGACTGTAAAGCAACAGATTCACAGCAGCTGGCACCCAGAAGACAAGTAAACCTAGATGGATTCACGCATATTGGAAAACTGAGGGACAATTCAGCAATAGCTGTGCCG TTTGAGCTGCAGTCGATGCTGATCCACTGCGACTTATTAAACATCCCGCAGAGAGACACATGTGGCGACCTTCCTGCGAGGAGGGAG aTATCCGAAGCAGAGTTTCAG AGGGCTGGAGCCGGCCCTCCTGGTCCTCCCGGTGTGCCAGGAGTAGACGGTATTGAT GGCGAGAGAGGTGACCCTGGTGAAGATGGTTCAGCT GGTCCTGATGGAGATCTTGGAAAACCAGGTTCTGCTGGACTTCCTGGACTACCTGGAGCAGAT GGATTGACTGGCCCCATAGGAGAACTAGGCCCCGATGGCCTCCCAGGACAAAAG GGAGAACCTGGCAATCCTGGACCCAGAGGAGGGGCG GGTGCTGGACCTGATGGACCGATT GGACCACCAGGACCAGGAGGACTTCCGGGTGAACAGGGAAAAGTGGGACCCCCT GGAGCCATGGGAGTGAGAGGGCCACAGGGACCCCGTGGACCAACAGGCCCCCGT GGTGCTGCAGGGATGCTGGGTGGAACAATGGAACTG TGCTCTGACGCATGCCCGCATGGTGCTCCTGGTCATCCTGGTTTGCCTGGAATGAAG GGTCATAAAGGGGTGAAAGGAGAAGTTGGAGAGCCTGGTAAACAAGGACACAAG gGAGAGGAGGGAGATCAGGGGGCATCTGGAGAAGTCGGAGCTCAAGGCCCAGTT GGATCGCAGGGAATTCGAGGTGCCACTGGTATGATTGGCTCCAAAGGAGAAACG ggGCCTCGAGGTGTTGATGGGGACCCTGGACCTCAGGGTGTTGCAGGAGCCACG GGTGATCGAGGCCAAAGAGGATTAATGGGAGAAACTGGCCCTAAAGGCGAACAG GGACCTCCAGGGTCAAGAGGCAACACTGGTCTTCCAGGGTCAAAAGGAGACAGT GGTTTGCCAGGTGTGGATGGACGTGAGGGAATTCCTGGCATGCCAGGTGCCAAG GGTGCTGCCGGAAAACCTGGAAGCCCTGGGGAAGTTGGCCTTCAAGGACTCCCT GGTTTACCAGGAAGCCCAGGACCAAAAGGTGGAGGTGGAGAGAAG GGTAATGCAGGACAACCGGGCCTCATCGGTACTATGGGATCTGTAGGTAAACAG GGTGAACGTGGAGAACAAGGAGAATTTGGACCCATTGGGCCTATTGGACAACCT GGAGACCGAGGAGAGCAGGGGCCACCTGGGCCGTTGGGAAAACCAGGAGCCAGA GGTCCTAAAGGTGACTTGGGCTTGCCTGGACTTCCTGGACCACCGGGCCTGCCAGGAATAAAAGGAGATAGG GGTGAAGCAGGAGAACCTGGACCAAAGGGAGAACAG ggCGCTCAAGGTGACGAGGGATCGCCAGGAGACAAGGGAGATGTT GGTGACCCTGGCCAACTTGGAGCTAAAGGCGAA GTTGGTAACCAGGGGGATCCGGGTAATAGAGGACCAGAGGGTGCCCGTGGGCAGCCCGGCGTCGAGGGGCCTCCTGGTAGTGCTGGACCACGTGGCATTCAGGGGAACAGAGGAGCTCCAGGACCTCGTGGCACCCAGGGACCAGCG GGTAAAGAACCAAGTGATCAACACATCAGACAAGTGTGCATGCGCGTTATGCAGG AGCAGTTGGCCCAGTTGGCTGCCAGTCTGAGGAGACCAGAGTCTGGAGCGGTCGGACTGCCAGGCAGACCTGGTCCCCCTGGTCCTCCCGGACCCCAAGGTGACAGCGGCTTCCCTGGGCATGCTGGTGCAAGAGGTCTCCCGGGACTCAAAGGGCCCTTGGGTCTGTTGGGTGTCAAGGGGCCGAAAG gtgagATGGGAGACAGAGGGGACAGGGGACCTACAAGTCGGGGACCCAAAGGCATGCCAGGACCTCCTGGACTACCAG GTGAACCTGGAAAACCAGGCTACGGTCAAGATGGGCGTGATGGAGAACGGGGTCCACCTGGTACCCCGGGTCAGCCGGGCGTTCCTGGACCACCTGGTTCAGCCGGACCACCCGGTTACTGCGATCCTTCAGCCTGTAATCTGAGCGCAGGTGCCGTCCACCAGTCCCTCAAAGACTCGAGCATGAAGGGACCAAGGCGGAAACTAAGAAGCTCACTGCACAGACATTCAGAGAGACTCCATTACAGCTCAAAGAAGAGCACATGA